The Tindallia californiensis genome window below encodes:
- a CDS encoding DNA-deoxyinosine glycosylase yields MVEGSTSKKTEAITEAITEATTEASETIKTSFAPISNKDTTILILGSMPGDKSLELGEYYGHPRNRFWKIIAIITGNELPLTYSEKKAMLLRSTIGVWDVAHKAKRKGSLDSAIKDDEPNDLESFMAEHRHLKVIGFNGKKAESLYDKYFDRKSGINYFSLPSTSPANAGIDFESICNKWRHILIE; encoded by the coding sequence ATGGTAGAAGGATCAACCAGCAAAAAAACAGAAGCAATAACGGAAGCAATAACGGAAGCAACAACGGAAGCATCAGAAACAATCAAAACTTCCTTTGCGCCCATTTCCAATAAGGATACGACCATTTTAATACTAGGTAGCATGCCAGGAGACAAATCCCTTGAACTTGGGGAGTATTACGGACATCCCAGAAATCGATTCTGGAAAATCATAGCCATCATTACAGGCAATGAATTGCCCTTAACCTATTCAGAGAAGAAAGCAATGTTATTGAGGTCAACCATTGGTGTTTGGGACGTCGCTCATAAAGCAAAAAGAAAGGGAAGCCTTGACAGTGCCATAAAAGACGATGAACCAAACGATTTAGAGAGTTTTATGGCAGAACACAGGCACTTAAAAGTGATCGGTTTTAATGGGAAAAAGGCGGAATCCCTCTACGACAAGTATTTTGATCGAAAAAGCGGAATAAATTATTTTTCCTTGCCAAGCACAAGTCCGGCCAATGCAGGAATTGATTTTGAAAGCATTTGTAATAAATGGCGGCATATTTTGATCGAATAA
- a CDS encoding GNAT family N-acetyltransferase produces MSYVTIDQRNVDQEHICCAFSDKKCAESYELKKQWLKSEFEKGLVFRRLHERAKVFIEYGPAEKAWMPVTAPNYFLLGCFWVSGKYKGKGHGKALLQDAIADAKKQGKDGLVTVVGTKKYHFMSDTKWLLKQGFIQCDTTPAGFSLLYLGFHDEASVPYFNEMAKVGESPEKEGYVVYYTNRCPYTEYHVRESLAETAKKRQLNIRVVKLETMEQAQTAPTPATIFSLFYNGKFITTDISVCMDSKFDKIVSKYH; encoded by the coding sequence ATGAGTTATGTAACCATTGATCAGAGGAATGTGGATCAGGAGCATATTTGCTGTGCTTTTTCTGATAAAAAGTGTGCTGAAAGCTACGAATTAAAAAAGCAGTGGCTCAAGAGTGAGTTTGAAAAAGGGCTTGTTTTCCGAAGACTCCATGAACGTGCAAAAGTGTTTATTGAGTATGGGCCAGCAGAAAAAGCCTGGATGCCTGTGACGGCTCCCAACTATTTCCTGTTAGGCTGTTTTTGGGTTTCGGGAAAATACAAAGGGAAAGGCCACGGGAAAGCCTTGCTTCAAGATGCCATTGCTGACGCAAAAAAGCAAGGAAAAGATGGGCTGGTTACGGTTGTGGGCACCAAAAAATATCATTTTATGAGTGATACAAAATGGTTGCTGAAGCAAGGATTTATTCAATGCGACACCACGCCAGCTGGTTTTTCTTTATTATACCTAGGATTCCATGACGAAGCTTCGGTGCCTTACTTTAATGAAATGGCAAAAGTAGGAGAATCCCCAGAAAAAGAAGGATATGTGGTTTATTATACGAATCGCTGTCCCTATACCGAATATCATGTGAGAGAGTCCTTGGCAGAAACAGCTAAAAAAAGGCAGTTGAATATCCGAGTCGTAAAACTGGAAACCATGGAACAGGCTCAGACCGCTCCTACTCCAGCAACGATTTTTTCTTTATTTTACAATGGAAAATTCATTACAACGGATATTAGTGTGTGCATGGATAGTAAATTCGATAAAATAGTTTCCAAATATCACTAA
- a CDS encoding YwbE family protein: MERNMKMTAVPERNEIEIGMTVWVVQKQDQRSGNLTEGVVKKILTKASFHPHGIKVMLESGVVGRVKEIKR; this comes from the coding sequence ATGGAAAGGAACATGAAAATGACCGCAGTACCAGAACGGAATGAGATAGAAATAGGGATGACTGTTTGGGTGGTTCAAAAGCAGGATCAGCGCAGCGGAAACCTGACAGAAGGAGTGGTTAAAAAAATCCTGACGAAGGCGTCCTTCCATCCTCATGGCATTAAGGTGATGCTGGAGAGTGGAGTGGTTGGAAGGGTAAAGGAGATTAAGAGATAG
- a CDS encoding zinc-ribbon domain-containing protein has translation MFCSQCGKKIEEDSRFCEFCGSSVQAKTGDRSMEAEIASKEKRKPEASSSEDTGPNRKIIPILLSVVIVAVTVGFLFLGNNDEGEELKESLAEEQTVMAEEGLEASNQEKAEEDEGIETEEDEDQKIEKEKDEDQKIEKDEDQKIEEKSETEIEEQVEPTKLSLSYDEHRALNVFFSNFAEVFLLPFEAGEIRDSELLRFGFFHNYVNNTSRMNYREFEAYLREDHLFESIDKYFGIDMTERNPDRGQIPMEYRDGYYFFPAADGETPPFAQLVEIYDLHDGTYQAIFDIYEALSFDVFSYEPKSHWSEEVKTNTRVARRMESQITIKGERFILLSYEEKE, from the coding sequence ATGTTCTGCAGCCAATGTGGAAAAAAAATAGAGGAAGACAGTCGGTTTTGTGAATTTTGTGGATCGTCAGTACAGGCAAAAACAGGAGATAGATCGATGGAGGCCGAAATAGCTTCAAAAGAGAAACGCAAACCTGAGGCATCGTCTTCCGAAGACACTGGACCCAATCGTAAGATCATTCCCATCTTATTAAGTGTTGTCATTGTGGCAGTAACCGTTGGTTTTCTGTTTTTGGGCAACAATGATGAAGGAGAAGAACTTAAAGAGAGCTTGGCCGAAGAGCAAACGGTGATGGCGGAAGAGGGGCTGGAAGCATCGAATCAAGAAAAAGCGGAAGAAGATGAAGGGATTGAAACAGAAGAAGATGAAGATCAAAAGATAGAAAAAGAAAAAGATGAAGATCAAAAGATAGAAAAAGATGAAGATCAAAAGATAGAAGAAAAATCTGAAACAGAGATTGAAGAACAGGTTGAACCCACTAAGCTATCCTTAAGTTATGATGAACATCGTGCCCTCAATGTTTTTTTCAGTAACTTTGCCGAAGTCTTTCTCCTGCCCTTTGAAGCGGGTGAAATTCGAGACAGCGAATTACTTCGATTTGGCTTTTTTCACAACTATGTTAATAATACCAGCAGGATGAATTATAGAGAATTCGAAGCATATCTTCGAGAAGATCACTTATTTGAAAGCATAGACAAATACTTTGGTATCGATATGACAGAGAGAAACCCTGACCGGGGGCAAATACCGATGGAATATCGAGATGGTTACTATTTCTTCCCGGCAGCAGATGGTGAAACTCCTCCTTTTGCCCAACTGGTTGAAATATATGATCTCCACGATGGTACCTATCAAGCCATTTTCGATATTTATGAAGCCTTGTCTTTTGATGTATTTAGTTATGAACCAAAGTCACACTGGTCGGAGGAAGTGAAGACGAACACTCGAGTTGCAAGAAGAATGGAATCACAGATTACGATAAAAGGAGAGCGTTTTATTTTACTGTCTTATGAAGAAAAAGAATAA
- a CDS encoding Wadjet anti-phage system protein JetD domain-containing protein: MKSDMKANDLKKTIIKELQQHPYKTIMLMKLEEWCPSDSAYADFSAVVMDLMEEEVLTRIKSAGENRKSPSLPYKFRIEKHGLKREQQQELRRQAANFHPAMDLSAYYRKELTAWKRDLPALKKVNDYLQKHGTDFTGHTLPELSWKLTGNEKWLEEQGGKQLLERINLWHQVEKQMHPDPLMLALNPSFLSEVQAGGNKTLPHLIVENKSMYYRLLPLLSSSNVATLVYGAGRKIVAGLSQLPYQLGLEKAGNLQHTIHYFGDLDWEGIAIWNDLQKRYTHVESWDVIPATAFYQSLAQCSWSQGKTNQRQQEEALKEFLDYFSSEEGKNLRRQLEAGFYCPQEALEEGLESLMKKG; the protein is encoded by the coding sequence ATGAAATCTGACATGAAAGCCAATGATCTAAAGAAAACCATCATCAAAGAATTGCAACAACATCCTTATAAAACCATTATGCTGATGAAACTGGAAGAATGGTGTCCTTCCGATAGTGCTTATGCAGATTTTTCGGCGGTAGTGATGGATCTAATGGAGGAAGAAGTGTTGACCCGAATCAAGAGTGCCGGTGAAAACCGTAAATCTCCTTCCCTTCCCTATAAGTTTCGAATAGAAAAACATGGGTTAAAGAGAGAGCAACAGCAGGAGCTTCGACGTCAGGCAGCGAACTTTCATCCGGCCATGGATCTTAGTGCTTATTACCGAAAAGAGCTGACTGCCTGGAAAAGAGATTTACCCGCACTGAAGAAGGTTAATGATTACTTGCAGAAGCATGGAACCGACTTCACTGGTCACACCTTGCCGGAGCTTTCGTGGAAGCTGACAGGCAATGAAAAATGGCTGGAAGAACAAGGAGGCAAGCAGTTGTTGGAGCGGATCAACCTGTGGCATCAGGTCGAGAAGCAAATGCATCCGGACCCATTGATGCTGGCGCTAAATCCGTCGTTTTTATCGGAGGTTCAAGCCGGAGGCAATAAAACCCTCCCTCATCTGATTGTGGAAAACAAAAGCATGTATTACCGGTTGCTTCCCCTTCTGTCTTCCAGTAATGTGGCAACATTAGTCTATGGTGCCGGCAGGAAGATTGTAGCAGGTCTCTCCCAATTGCCTTATCAACTGGGGCTTGAAAAAGCAGGCAACCTTCAACATACCATCCATTACTTTGGTGATCTGGACTGGGAAGGCATTGCCATTTGGAATGATCTTCAAAAACGATATACCCATGTGGAATCCTGGGATGTGATTCCGGCAACCGCCTTTTATCAGTCTCTGGCTCAGTGTTCCTGGAGCCAGGGAAAAACAAACCAGCGTCAGCAGGAAGAAGCCCTAAAAGAATTTCTTGATTATTTTTCATCCGAAGAAGGAAAGAACCTGCGCCGACAACTGGAAGCCGGGTTCTACTGCCCTCAGGAAGCCTTAGAGGAAGGGCTGGAAAGTTTGATGAAGAAGGGGTAA
- a CDS encoding DUF6063 family protein: MEHKVIMDAFRLFSHLTLKGEAGREEQRRYLAEEDLKALVDDFAEEVSSLVLVSGEGLYLVPKTVESVHHLSNEKMKELYLPKRATNEDLYLMYVAILVFFGQFYDSYQTTEPTRDFLSMEDWLDAMNQRLDSLASMEEDQLRWHELDQQINWLAVLRKWGALDDLNEKVKVQDAKTNSRMSFLNSVRGFLLEQKLVLDIGNKELELTEKARTIVQRYYMDVEYNRNLLEFMFQLSEERNQQQNRQEGQQEEGREEDASHLEGENDQYTV; the protein is encoded by the coding sequence ATGGAGCATAAGGTAATCATGGATGCATTTCGATTGTTCAGCCATTTGACCTTAAAAGGAGAAGCCGGTCGGGAAGAACAGCGTCGCTACTTGGCGGAAGAAGATCTGAAAGCCTTGGTAGATGATTTTGCTGAAGAAGTCAGTTCGTTAGTGCTGGTGTCTGGCGAAGGACTATATCTGGTGCCTAAAACCGTGGAATCCGTGCACCATCTTTCTAATGAAAAAATGAAGGAGTTGTATTTGCCCAAAAGAGCCACCAATGAGGATCTTTACTTGATGTATGTGGCTATTCTGGTGTTTTTTGGTCAGTTTTACGACAGCTATCAGACCACAGAGCCGACCAGAGACTTTTTATCCATGGAAGACTGGCTGGATGCCATGAACCAACGGTTGGACAGTTTGGCGTCTATGGAGGAAGACCAGCTCAGGTGGCATGAGCTGGATCAGCAGATCAACTGGCTGGCGGTGCTTCGCAAATGGGGTGCCCTGGACGACCTGAACGAGAAGGTGAAAGTACAGGACGCCAAAACCAACAGTCGCATGAGTTTTCTCAACAGCGTCCGTGGATTTCTGCTGGAACAGAAGCTGGTGCTGGATATCGGAAACAAGGAACTGGAATTAACGGAAAAAGCCCGCACCATTGTGCAACGATACTATATGGACGTGGAATACAATCGAAACCTGCTGGAATTTATGTTCCAGCTCAGCGAAGAAAGAAACCAGCAACAAAACCGGCAAGAAGGTCAGCAAGAGGAAGGGAGGGAAGAGGATGCCAGCCATCTCGAAGGTGAGAATGACCAATATACAGTTTGA